In the Acropora muricata isolate sample 2 chromosome 1, ASM3666990v1, whole genome shotgun sequence genome, one interval contains:
- the LOC136925346 gene encoding uncharacterized protein, translated as MMRTCTQTLKIIKESGLKLNKKKCEFRKSTLNYFGHVLSADGVSPDPGKVEVIRELPVPTNVPELRRVIGMINYLGRFIPNLAAQIQLMTELLKSDRVWTWGHSQQEAFIKVKEKISSSTVLAFYDPKKPSFALTLAVMELAVF; from the coding sequence ATGATGAGAACTTGCACACAAACACTGAAAATCATTAAGGAGTCGGGACTGAAATTGAATAAGAAAAAGTGTGAGTTCAGGAAAAGCACACTAAACTACTTTGGACATGTCCTCAGCGCTGACGGAGTAAGTCCAGACCCTGGCAAAGTGGAAGTTATCAGAGAGCTTCCAGTGCCAACCAATGTGCCAGAACTCCGTCGAGTGATCGGCATGATAAATTACCTGGGAAGGTTCATACCTAATCTTGCTGCACAAATTCAGCTAATGACCGAGCTGCTAAAGTCAGATAGAGTTTGGACTTGGGGCCATTCTCAGCAAGAGGCCTTCATCAAAgtaaaagagaaaatttcaaGTTCGACCGTGTTAGCATTCTACGATCCAAAGAAGCCGTCGTTTGCGCTGACGCTAGCAGTTATGGAATTGGCGGTGTTCTGA